One genomic window of Manihot esculenta cultivar AM560-2 unplaced genomic scaffold, M.esculenta_v8 Scaffold64, whole genome shotgun sequence includes the following:
- the LOC122722616 gene encoding uncharacterized protein LOC122722616: MSDPSEVIAGGVAPMVEEQGGGKRKGRGKSREPTRAREELGDLETRLAKVELVLIEEEEKFEEVDTRIEELGNGMEEFREEMQGALDSAVDKLASEMGSLRHAHSEENAAMKEENHFLRAEMDRMMGRMKELEEQLALLRSVVVQGGMAATPSTSGAPMARVEVPKPQAFRGTRNAKEIDNFLWSLEQYFKALGIVEDARKIDHAPLYLADTAMVWWRRREADIEKGTCTLETWDDFKRELKRQFYPVNAAHEARARLRRLTQRGTIRDYVKEFTEVILEIPGYPDNEALFAFMDGLQHWARLEIERRGAQDLATAISIAESLTEYQKGDKGKGVEQVKAKNSSDTHESKEGSAKPWRPKEGLSKGWRRPEGEREKPLQKCFLCDGPHMVRECPKRKVLSSLVEEKEASKQQGENMCMGALQLAAIDVKPKEVASERKGRLFAPMEVKGQSIQALVDTGASHNFMKLDVAKKLGVPFQGDKGWLKVVNSFPTPTYGVARNVQVKIGEWTGTLDFYIINLDDHSCVLGMDFMDKVKAVLLPYANDMCLADGSTLKAINLARGKGATSTLSSLQVVSPKELPKESLPPRKSEGHDDKKKRVRMTVDAMGPKSSLLRRIKEATMRDGQAKQLVRLARDGVTRKFVVDNGLVKTRRGGIFVPKWGKLREEVMRWYHDFMIRGRPSVRKMMAMLGREFFWHHMGVDVKWFVRTCVENHRVDGDSPREVKSKGRSPSAPGERRPWRSKVRLRGDATRASRE, encoded by the coding sequence ATGTCCGATCCAAGCGAGGTGATTGCTGGGGGAGTTGCTCCAATGGTGGAGGAGCAAGGTGGCGGTAAAAGGAAAGGAAGGGGCAAATCGAGGGAGCCTACACGAGCTAGGGAGGAGCTCGGTGATTTGGAGACCCGTCTTGCGAAGGTGGAGCTAGTCTTGatcgaggaggaggagaagttcGAGGAGGTGGACACCCGCATAGAGGAACTTGGCAATGGGATGGAAGAGTTCCGAGAGGAGATGCAAGGTGCCCTCGACTCCGCTGTCGACAAACTGGCAAGTGAGATGGGGTCACTTAGGCATGCCCATTCCGAGGAGAATGCTGCCATGAAAGAGGAGAACCATTTCCTAAGGGCGGAAATGGATAGGATGATGGGGAGGATGAAGGAGCTCGAGGAGCAATTGGCATTGTTGCGCTCCGTGGTAGTCCAAGGTGGTATGGCAGCCACACCATCCACTTCGGGAGCTCCTATGGCACGAGTGGAAGTGCCTAAGCCACAAGCGTTCAGGGGGACGCGTAATGCGAAGGAGATTGACAATTTCCTATGGAGCTTAGAGCAATACTTCAAGGCCCTAGGAATTGTGGAAGATGCTAGGAAGATTGATCATGCCCCACTATATTTGGCTGACACCGCCATGGTCTGGTGGCGAAGGAGGGAAGCTGACATCGAGAAAGGCACTTGCACATTAGAGACGTGGGATGATTTTAAGAGAGAATTGAAGAGGCAATTCTATCCCGTGAATGCTGCTCATGAGGCACGAGCAAGGCTAAGGAGGCTTACTCAACGCGGGACAATTCGAGATTATGTGAAGGAGTTCACCGAGGTAATTCTCGAAATCCCTGGCTATCCTGATAATGAAGCACTCTTTGCTTTTATGGATGGGTTGCAACATTGGGCAAGGCTCGAGATTGAAAGGCGAGGAGCCCAAGATCTTGCCACTGCCATTTCTATTGCCGAGTCCTTGACTGAGTATCAGAAAGGGGACAAAGGCAAGGGGGTGGAGCAAGTAAAGGCCAAGAATAGTAGCGACACCCATGAAAGTAAGGAGGGGAGTGCTAAACCGTGGAGACCTAAGGAGGGTTTGTCCAAGGGATGGAGGAGGCCCGAAGGTGAGAGGGAGAAGCCTCTACAGAAGTGCTTCTTGTGCGATGGACCGCATATGGTGAGAGAGTGTCCAAAGCGCAAGGTCTTGTCTTCCTTAGTGGAAGAGAAGGAAGCAAGCAAGCAGCAAGGGGAGAACATGTGCATGGGTGCCTTACAACTAGCTGCCATCGATGTCAAACCAAAAGAGGTGGCAAGTGAGCGCAAGGGACGCTTGTTTGCGCCAAtggaggtaaaggggcagtcCATTCAAGCTTTGGTGGACACCGGGGCTTCACACAACTTCATGAAGCTCGATGTGGCGAAGAAGCTTGGAGTTCCTTTTCAAGGTGATAAGGGTTGGTTGAAGGTTGTCAACTCTTTTCCAACCCCAACATATGGAGTTGCAAGGAATGTCCAAGTAAAGATAGGTGAGTGGACTGGAACTTTGGACTTCTACATTATCAATTTGGATGACCACTCTTGTGTGCTAGGGATGGATTTTATGGATAAGGTGAAGGCAGTTCTTCTCCCCTATGCCAATGATATGTGCTTAGCTGATGGGAGTACCTTGAAGGCCATAAACTTGGCAAGAGGGAAGGGTGCCACTAGCACACTTTCTAGTTTACAAGTAGTAAGTCCAAAGGAGCTGCCCAAGGAGTCATTGCCACCGAGGAAAAGCGAAGGGCATGATGACAAGAAGAAGAGAGTAAGGATGACTGTCGACGCGATGGGTCCAAAGTCTTCCTTGTTGAGGCGCATCAAGGAGGCAACGATGCGTGATGGGCAAGCCAAACAATTGGTGAGGTTGGCTCGCGACGGTGTAACAAGGAAGTTCGTGGTCGATAATGGGCTCGTTAAGACGAGGCGTGGCGGCATCTTTGTGCCTAAATGGGGCAAGTTGCGGGAGGAGGTCATGAGGTGGTATCATGACTTCATGATTCGTGGCCGTCCAAGTGTGAGGAAAATGATGGCAATGCTTGGACGAGAGTTCTTTTGGCATCACATGGGGGTGGATGTCAAATGGTTTGTGAGGACTTGTGTGGAGAATCATAGAGTGGATGGTGATTCTCCAAGGGAGGTAAAGTCTAAGGGACGTTCTCCATCTGCACCAGGGGAGAGGAGACCGTGGAGGTCGAAGGTGCGACTTCGGGGAGACGCGACGAGGGCGTCGCGAGAATAG